The Pseudomonas parafulva genome window below encodes:
- a CDS encoding ABC transporter substrate-binding protein, whose protein sequence is MRYIKHLAATLLATTFSLAASAQTLVVGDQSYNARAVMEAAGVLENLPYSLEWKQFTAGSPVAEALNVGSLDIGLLGDAPPLFLGALGAPIKVIAVSRQNLEGVAILARKDSPIHSLQDLRGKRAAIWKGSWSQQLLFSALDKAGVPRDAVELRYLSALDASHALDGGSVDVIATWEPYVTQQERQGARVLATAEGVIPAQSFVVANSKAVDHKRAQIADFLQRLRKARDWALSEPAHTEAYADAWAQRTRADRDIARTWFARARTDLAPLNPQVIADAQKTVDFFAGLGLIKAYPAASLFDTSFAAALQASAANGQ, encoded by the coding sequence GTGCGCTATATCAAACACTTGGCTGCGACGCTGCTGGCCACCACCTTCAGTCTGGCCGCCAGCGCACAAACGCTGGTGGTCGGCGATCAGAGCTATAACGCCCGCGCGGTAATGGAAGCGGCTGGCGTTCTGGAAAACCTCCCTTATAGCCTGGAATGGAAGCAGTTCACCGCAGGTTCGCCAGTGGCCGAGGCGCTCAATGTCGGCAGCCTCGACATCGGCCTGCTGGGTGACGCCCCGCCGTTGTTCCTTGGCGCACTGGGCGCGCCAATCAAGGTCATTGCGGTCAGTCGGCAGAACCTCGAAGGCGTGGCCATCCTGGCGCGCAAGGATTCGCCGATTCACAGCCTGCAAGACCTGCGCGGCAAGCGTGCAGCGATCTGGAAGGGCTCGTGGAGCCAGCAACTGCTGTTCAGTGCCCTGGACAAGGCGGGCGTCCCGCGCGATGCCGTAGAACTGCGCTACCTCAGCGCCCTGGACGCCTCCCATGCCCTGGACGGCGGCTCGGTGGACGTGATCGCCACCTGGGAGCCCTATGTCACCCAGCAGGAGCGCCAAGGGGCTCGCGTGTTGGCCACGGCCGAAGGCGTGATCCCTGCGCAGAGCTTCGTCGTGGCCAACAGCAAGGCCGTGGACCACAAGCGCGCACAGATTGCCGACTTCCTGCAGCGCCTGAGGAAGGCCCGTGACTGGGCCCTGAGCGAGCCGGCCCACACCGAGGCCTATGCCGATGCCTGGGCCCAGCGCACTCGCGCCGATCGCGATATCGCCCGGACCTGGTTTGCCCGCGCACGCACCGACCTGGCACCGCTGAACCCGCAGGTCATTGCCGATGCGCAGAAGACCGTGGATTTCTTCGCCGGCCTCGGCCTGATCAAGGCCTACCCAGCGGCGAGCCTGTTCGATACCTCCTTCGCAGCCGCCTTGCAGGCGTCCGCTGCGAATGGCCAGTGA
- a CDS encoding LLM class flavin-dependent oxidoreductase, with amino-acid sequence MSTRQIKLGALTMGCGGPGRHNLWLDPELPADASVNIDWYIDIARQAEAALFDLIFIVDSQFITPGSPSHYLNRLEPLTLLSALAVSTRRLGLVGTLTTSYNAPFNVARRLASLDLISKGRAGWNVVTSGDAGTAGNYGLDEHYDYDTRYARAQEHVQVVQGLWHSYEEDAFPRDRSQGRFLDPAKLHALNHQGAHFSVVGPLNIQRSPQGQPVIFQAGDSEQGRELGAATADVVFTHAATLEQGQAFYRDIKARAARLGRDPEHLLVLPGAEIYVGDTDEQAREIERHYHQADHSFELALKEFGRNFGWHDFSQYDLDAPFPQQSLEAARSSFFTNAKRIADQARERGFSLRQAVEFGRQLRPGAFVGSAQTVAAKMADWFEARAVDGFNIYIGHPGQFRRFTEQVVPLLQERGVYRTAYEGTTLRESLGLPIPRFGR; translated from the coding sequence ATGAGCACACGACAGATCAAACTCGGCGCCCTGACCATGGGCTGCGGCGGCCCAGGTCGACACAACTTGTGGCTCGACCCGGAGCTGCCCGCCGACGCCAGCGTCAACATCGACTGGTACATCGACATTGCCCGGCAGGCAGAAGCTGCGCTGTTCGACCTGATCTTCATCGTCGACAGCCAGTTCATCACCCCCGGCTCACCGTCGCATTACCTCAATCGCCTGGAGCCGTTGACCTTGCTCTCTGCCCTGGCGGTCAGTACCCGCCGTCTGGGGTTGGTCGGCACGCTCACCACCTCCTACAACGCACCGTTCAACGTTGCTCGCCGGCTCGCCTCACTGGACCTGATCAGCAAAGGCCGTGCCGGCTGGAACGTCGTCACCAGCGGCGACGCCGGCACGGCCGGCAACTATGGGTTGGACGAGCACTACGACTATGACACTCGGTATGCGCGTGCCCAGGAGCATGTGCAGGTGGTCCAGGGGCTGTGGCATTCGTACGAGGAGGATGCGTTTCCTCGGGACCGCAGCCAGGGTCGGTTCCTCGACCCGGCGAAGCTGCATGCCTTGAATCACCAGGGTGCGCACTTCTCGGTGGTCGGTCCGCTGAACATCCAGCGCTCGCCCCAGGGGCAGCCGGTGATCTTCCAGGCGGGCGACTCCGAGCAGGGGCGCGAACTGGGTGCCGCCACGGCCGATGTGGTGTTCACCCACGCCGCCACTCTCGAGCAGGGTCAGGCGTTCTATCGCGATATCAAGGCGCGCGCGGCACGCCTGGGACGCGACCCAGAGCACCTGTTGGTGCTGCCCGGCGCAGAGATCTACGTGGGCGATACGGACGAGCAGGCGCGTGAGATCGAGCGCCACTATCACCAGGCCGACCACAGCTTCGAACTGGCGCTCAAAGAGTTCGGGCGTAACTTCGGCTGGCATGACTTCAGTCAGTACGACCTGGACGCCCCGTTTCCCCAGCAAAGCCTGGAGGCTGCGCGCAGCAGTTTCTTCACCAATGCCAAGCGCATTGCCGACCAGGCCCGTGAACGGGGGTTCAGCCTGCGCCAGGCGGTGGAGTTCGGCCGTCAGTTGCGCCCGGGTGCCTTCGTCGGCTCGGCCCAGACCGTGGCGGCGAAGATGGCCGACTGGTTCGAAGCGCGGGCAGTGGACGGATTCAATATCTACATCGGTCATCCCGGGCAGTTCCGCCGATTCACCGAGCAGGTAGTGCCCTTGCTGCAGGAGCGAGGTGTCTATCGCACGGCCTATGAAGGGACGACCTTGCGCGAAAGCCTGGGCCTGCCGATACCGCGCTTCGGCCGATAG